Proteins encoded by one window of Lepeophtheirus salmonis chromosome 3, UVic_Lsal_1.4, whole genome shotgun sequence:
- the Ctr9 gene encoding RNA polymerase-associated protein CTR9 homolog, translated as MINNKVFKVELYSDKQDIEMSVEIPLLGAEEVIDIHFDDLPDGGELLQLLQTEKAPLHLWVTLAIEYYRRGRVKEFVDILEKAKDEADTNYSKSDEDQMRALDTLAAYYVQEADKEKKKDKKRELVTKATVLYTTADKIIMYNPNHLLGRAFFCLHEGDKMEQADAQFNFVLNQEPSNIPSLLGKACIAYNKKDYKGALAFYKKALRTNPNCPASVRLGMGHCFLKLGNEQKANDAFERAQELDPKCVGALVGQAILQLNAQKRETIQEGVRKLSKSYSIDPSNPMVLNHLANHFFFKKDYSKVQHLALHAFHNTENEAMRAESCYQLARAFHVQLDYDQAFQYYYQATQFASINFVLPYFGLGQMYIYRGDTDNAAQCFEKVLKAQPGNYETMKILGSLYAGSPNEERREVAKNHLKKVTEQFPDDVEAWIELAQILEQYDLQGSLEAYRMATKILQDKVEADVPPEIVNNVGSLHYRLGHMEEAQKCFEDALERTKKEAEEEDETYYNRIGITVRYNLARVYEVTCLHDKAERLYKDILLECPNYIDCYLRLGCMARDRGHIYEASDKFKDALQIANEHPDAWSLIGNLHLAKMEWGPGQKKFERILKQPATSSDAYSHIALGNVWLQTLHQPTKDKDKEKKYQERALTMYKQVLRSDPKNIWATNGIGAVLAHKGYINEARVIFAEVREATADFCDVWMNIAHIYVEQNQHVAAIQMYENCQRKFFKYHNVELLLYLARAYAKDGKLKEAKMTLLKARRIVPQDTVILYNIALILQKLAAQLLRGDKSTLEEVLQAVHELGLSHKYFQYLAVEGDRTKYDLARAAIEARQCQDLLSQAQYHVARARKIDEEERNLRKKQQEQRERFRLKQLEMQRKMEEDRKQKLEELSKAREQYKEKMKDSMVVDYIPEPSRGKGSGRGRKSNPDVADIIHDSSSGDDETRAKRKDDRKKALKDRRTERRKKKEHDKRERKERKRDNKTGDEKLSSSQRRKIVSKAVVSSSDESDNNRLEIASGNEDSDNGPVGKKRRIASDSESNKSRDGSPASKAVSRNSSRSSRSGSRSGSENSRSRSSGRSHSGSNRSRSGSAASRRSRSGSGEPRRSRSGSPASGRSKSGSPASGRSRSGSPASRRSRSGSRTSRRSGSGSPVSRRSRSVSPASRKSRSGSPASRRSRSGSPASRRSRSGSPASRRSRSASQVSKRSGSDASMRSRSGSPASRRSAGSRSGSGSPMNRSRSGSPDSRRSGSASP; from the exons ATGATAAACAACAAAGTCTTTAAAGTAGAACTATATAGTGATAAACAAGATATAGAGATGAGTGTGGAGATTCCATTGTTGGGGGCGGAAGAAGTGATCGATATTCACTTTGACGATCTCCCTGATGGAGGAGAGCTCCTTCAGCTGCTCCAGACGGAGAAGGCTCCACTTCACTTGTGGGTCACGTTGGCCATCGAATATTATCGGCGAGGACGCGTCAAAGAGTTTGTGGACATCCTGGAAAAAGCCAAAGATGAGGCAGACACGAATTATTCCAAGAGTGATGAGGATCAAATGCGAGCCCTAGATACTCTGGCCGCCTACTATGTCCAAGAGGCGGataaggagaagaagaaggacaAGAAGCGTGAGTTGGTAACGAAGGCCACGGTTCTGTACACGACCGCTGACAAAATCATAATGTACAACCCCAACCATCTCCTGGGAAGAGCCTTCTTCTGCCTCCATGAAGGAGATAAAATGGAACAGGCGGATGCGCAGTTTAATTTCGTGCTCAATCAAGAGCCGAGTAACATTCCCTCCCTTCTGGGCAAGGCCTGTATTGCCTACAACAAAAAAGACTATAAAGGAGCCCTGgccttttataaaaaagctcTCCGAACGAACCCCAACTGTCCTGCAAGCGTTCGTCTTGGCATGGGGCATTGCTTCCTTAAATTGGGAAACGAGCAAAAAGCCAATGATGCTTTCGAACGCGCGCAAGAATTGGATCCTAAATGTGTGGGCGCTCTTGTAGGACAAGCCATTCTCCAATTGAACGCACAGAAAAGAGAAACGATCCAGGAGGGTGTACGAAAACTAAGTAAATCTTATTCCATCGATCCCTCTAATCCCATGGTTCTTAATCACTTGGccaatcattttttcttcaagaaggACTATTCTAAAGTACAACACTTGGCTCTTCATGCCTTTCACAATACAGAAAACGAGGCTATGCGAGCAGAGTCTTGCTATCAATTAGCTCGAGCATTCCATGTTCAATTGGATTATGATCAAGCTTTTCAATACTACTATCAGGCTACTCAATTTGCGagcattaattttgtattacctTACTTTGGGCTAGGGCAAATGTATATCTATAGAGGGGATACAGATAATGCAGCTCAGTGCTTTGAAAAAGTTCTCAAGGCTCAACCTGGAAATTATGAGACCATGAAGATTTTGGGATCATTGTATGCTGGCTCTCCTAATGAAGAAAGACGTGAAGTAGCTAAGAATCACTTGAAGAAAGTAACAGAACAGTTTCCTGATGATGTTGAGGCTTGGATTGAGTTGGCTCAAATACTTGAGCAATATGATCTTCAAGGAAGTTTGGAAGCCTATAGGATGGCAACAAAGATTTTGCAAGACAAAGTAGAAGCAGATGTCCCTCCAGAAATTGTTAATAATGTGGGATCCCTTCATTACCGGCTCGGCCATATGGAAGAGGCCCAGAAATGCTTTGAGGATGCCTTAGAGCGCACTAAAAAAGAGgcagaagaagaagatgaaacTTATTATAATCGCATTGGGATTACTGTTCGTTACAATTTAGCTCGAGTGTATGAAGTGACTTGTCTACACGATAAAGCCGAAAGACTATATAAGGACATTTTGCTAGAATGTCCAAATTATATTGATTGCTATCTTAGACTTGGATGCATGGCTAGGGACAGAGGTCATATTTATGAGGCATCTGATAAATTTAAAGACGCTCTACAAATAGCTAATGAACATCCAGATGCTTGGTCCCTCATTGGAAACCTTCATCTTGCCAAAATGGAATGGGGCCCTGGTCAAAAGAAATTCGAACGTATTTTGAAACAGCCCGCTACGTCGAGCGATGCTTATTCGCATATTGCTCTGGGTAATGTATGGCTCCAAACTCTTCATCAGCCCACCAAAGacaaagacaaagaaaaaaagtaccAAGAAAGAGCTCTTACTATGTATAAACAAGTACTTCGAAgtgatccaaaaaatatttgggcTACGAATGGAATTGGTGCAGTATTGGCCCATAAAGGTTATATTAATGAAGCTAGAGTCATATTTGCCGAAGTAAGAGAAGCCACTGCGGATTTTTGCGATGTTTGGATGAATATCGCACATATTTATGTGGAGCAAAATCAACATGTGGCAGCTATTCAAATGTACGAAAATTGTCAGAGGAAATTCTTCAAGTATCATAATGTTGAATTGCTCCTTTATTTAGCAAGAGCTTATGCCAAAGATGGTAAACTTAAAGAAGCTAAAATGACGCTTCTTAAAGCCAGGAGAATTGTTCCTCAAGATACAGTTATTCTGTATAATATTGCgcttattttgcaaaaattagcAGCTCAACTTCTTCGAGGAGATAAATCAACATTAGAAGAAGTACTACAGGCAGTACATGAGCTTGGACTTTCACATAA ATATTTCCAATATTTAGCTGTTGAGGGAGACcgaacaaaatatgatttagcTCGTGCAGCTATTGAAGCCAGGCAATGCCAAGATCTTTTATCTCAAGCTCAGTATCATGTGGCTCGTGCACGCAAGATTGATGAAGAAGAACGAAATTTGCGCAAGAAACAACAGGAACAACGAGAGCGTTTCCGTCTAAAGCAACTTGAAATGCAAAGGAAAATGGAAGAAGACCGCAAACAAAAATTGGAAGAACTATCCAAGGCTCGGgaacaatataaagaaaaaatgaaagattcaATGGTGGTTGATTATATTCCGGAGCCTTCAAGAGGGAAAG GATCTGGAAGGGGTCGAAAATCAAATCCGGATGTTGCTGATATTATCCATGATTCGAGTAGTGGTGATGATGAGACTAGAGCTAAAAGGAAGGATGATCGAAAAAAGGCTCTCAAAGATCGACGAACAGAaagaaggaagaagaaggaACATGATAAGAGAGAACGAAAAGAACGAAAACGGGATAATAAGACTGGTGATGAAAAGTTATCATCGTCTCAACGAAGAAAGATTgtttccaaagctgttgtctCGAGCTCTGATGAATCTGACAATAATCGACTTGAAATTGCAAGTGGAAATGAGGATTCAGATAATGGGCCTGTTGGAAAGAAAAGACGCATTGCTTCagactctgaatccaacaagtcAAGAGATGGATCACCAGCATCTAAGGCCGTTTCCCGCAATAGTTCTAGATCAAGTAGATCCGGTTCTCGATCAGGATCTGAAAATTCTAGGTCGCGCTCTTCTGGTAGATCGCACTCTGGGTCCAACAGATCAAGGTCTGGCTCTGCAGCCTCAAGAAGGTCGCGCTCAGGTTCAGGTGAACCAAGACGCTCAAGATCAGGATCACCCGCTTCAGGACGTTCTAAATCAGGTTCTCCTGCTTCAGGACGATCTAGATCAGGTTCTCCTGCTTCAAGACGGTCTAGATCAGGATCACGTACTTCAAGACGGTCTGGATCCGGATCACCTGTTTCAAGACGGTCTAGATCTGTATCACCTGCTTCTAGAAAGTCTAGATCTGGTTCACCTGCTTCAAGACGATCTAGATCCGGATCACCTGCTTCTAGACGCTCTAGATCCGGATCACCTGCTTCAAGACGATCTAGATCTGCATCTCAAGTATCTAAAAGATCCGGATCTGATGCTTCAATGAGATCTAGATCTGGATCTCCTGCGTCTAGAAGGTCTGCAGGGTCTCGATCTGGATCAGGATCACCAATGAATCGTTCTCGTTCCGGTTCTCCTGATTCCAGACGCTCGGGTTCCGCTTCTCCTTAA